GTCGCGGAAAGGCAAGACCCAACACCAGGCAGCAGACTCCTTCGAACGACAGGGAACCGTTGCCGGCCAAACACCAGTGCACCGCGATTTCGTCTTTCAACGAAAGGCCACAACGCAACAGCACGCAATAGGTATCAAGATGGAGGTGGCGCGGTTCGGGTACCAACTCATGTCGTTCGTAAAAAGCGGCGAGTTCCCGACCCAACGTAGTTTGCGGGTAATACACATCAGGAAAAAGGATGGGTTGTGTCATTGCAAAAGAACTTTGTATTTCAAAGTAAATAGGTAAAAAAAATCAGGTGTTACGGATCAGGCGCTCCAATGCAGCAATATGGGCTTCAAACGCTTGTCTTCCGGAAGGGGTAGCAGTATACGTGGTATTGGGCTTGCGACCGATGAACTGCTTACGCACTTCGATATAGCCTTCTGCCTCCAACGCCTTGGCATGGCTGGCGAGGTTGCCGTCGGTCACGCCCAGCAACTCCTTGAGGGTACTGAAATCGGCGGCATCGTTCACCATCAGGATCGACATGATACCCAAACGGATCCGATGGTCAAAGGCCTTATTGATATGTTGGATGAGGTTGCCCACCGATTAGTGACGTTCGTACCGAAGATACATAAGAAGTCCGTATAATATATGTGTCGCGCCCAATCCCACTGCCAAAAACGGCACTGCGAGGGTAGGGAAGGAGACAGCCACCAACCCGATGGCCACAATGGTAACACCTAGCCAACGCACGTCCCGAAGGGTATATTTACTCGCATTCACACACGACAAACCGTAGAAAATCATGACCGAAGGCGCGACCAAACCAAAGTCGCGGTTCAGTACCAACTGGATCACAAAGGCACCGCCGGTCGCCAGCGGAATGAGGAAATTGACGATGAGGCGGCGCGACACCGGACTCCAGATCGTCTCGCCTTTCCGCGCCGCCTTCCGATAGCTCAGCGTAACTGCCGTCACCAGTGACAACAACGCGACCGCCGCCGCGATGCCACCGACTAGAAAGGTAAGGGTACCCAGCGGTTCGTCATATCCGTCGCCCATCCGGTCAAGCGCCGTATCAGCAGCATACGCCCCGATCAACGCATAACATCCGGCCAGCACGCCCGACAGGCCGCTGAGCGACATGAACTGGGTCGAACGGCTCATCATGTTGCGGATGTCTGAAATATCCTGTAAGTAATCCTTGCCTTCCATAAAAAGAACTTTGAAATACAAAGTAATGGAATTCAAAAATAGCGTGCAACGATTTTCAGGAAAAAAATCAAACTTTGAAAATACCCCCTACCGCGATGATGCGCTGCACAAAGAAGAAATGCTGCGACGCATGGTCATCCGCACTCATGGTGGTCTTGATATCCGGCATGTTGATATACCCGCCTTTCAATTCCCCCTGAATATAGAAGTGTTTGAAAAAGGTAATGTTCAATCCGGCTTTCAACGACACGCCATAGCCCGAAATATGGAAATCGTCATGACGTTGCATTCCAAGAAGTGTGGTGTTCGTTTTAGGATACAACATACCGGCCCCCACTCCTTCCGTAACATTGAACTGCACTTTGTCGGTATTCGGAAGCGTCAGCCAGGTCGAGATGTCGTCTACACGCGAGAATTCCGCAAAGATGTAGTTGAGTCCGTCAGTATGCTCATACTGCAGGAACTCCTTCGTCATTACAGTCGGCGTATGGTCATAAACGCCATTGTAGGCCGAACCGGGCTCTGAAGCCGGCAGGTCGATATAGCCGGTTACATCCGCGGTTTGGAACGAGGTCATTACATACTTCATATGGTCGAGTCCAATCGCGATACTATAGTGGTCGCTGATGTAATAGCCCAGGCGCAGGTTGGTCTGCGGAATGGTCATCCGCACCGGGTCAACGTAGTCAAGGTGGTAGCCTTTCCCTTTGTCATGCGCGCCCATATCGTGTACGGTAAAGTCGTAGTTGTTGCCCCAAAACCGAACGTCGGAGTCGGAGTAGGTTTCGCGGTTACCGCCCCACGAAACGAAGAATTTTCCTTTGTTATGCGCAGTGTACTTTTCTGGTTGTGCGTCTTGCGCCCGGACGCATGCGATCGCCAGCACAGCGAACGCGAGTGTCAATTTTTTCAAGGGTAGTAATGGGAATTTAGTCGGTTCTTTAATTAAAAAGACTGAATGGTTTGTCGGATGGCTACCAGGCGTTGCATCAGGCCTTCGAAATAGTCGAGATGCAGCATGTTGGCGCCATCGCTTTTGGCATGTGCCGGATCGAAGTGGGTTTCGATAAAGATACCGTCCACTCCTACGGCGATACCGGCTTTCGCGATGGTTTCGATCATATCCGGACGCCCGCCCGTTACGCCGGCTACCTGGTTGGGTTGTTGCAGGGAATGGGTCACGTCCAATACCGTAGTGGCATAGTGTTGCATGGTCGGGATACCCCGGAAGTCGACGATCATGTCCTGGTAGCCAAACATCGTGCCCCGGTCGGTGACCATGACATTCTCGTTTTGGCAATCCAGTACTTTTTGAACGGCGTGTTTCATGCTTTCCGGACTCATGAACTGGCCTTTTTTCAGGTTGACGGTCTTACCTGTCTTGGCCGCAGCGACTACCAGGTCGGTCTGCCGCACCAGAAAGGCCGGAATTTGCAACACATCCACATACTCGGCCGCCATCGGCGCGTCTTCGTTGGTGTGGATATCGGTGACGGTAGGGATACCAAACGTCTCACTCACCTTCCGCAGGATGCGGAGTGCTTTTTCGTCTCCAATACCGCTGAAACTGTCAATACGGGAACGGTTGGCCTTCTTGAACGATCCCTTAAATACATAAGGAATACGAAGGGTGTCTGTGATTTTTACCAAACGTTCGGCTATGGTCATTGCCATTTCTTCGCCTTCGATGGCACAAGGGCCGGCCAATACAAAGAAGTTGCCGCTGTCGGTATGTTTGATGTTGGGTATGTTCGTCAGTTCCATCGCTGATTTTTTGCGCTGCAAAGATACGGTAAAAGTCTCGAAATTACAGTAGGGCGGTGCCGCGCGCAAAAAAGGACGTTCTACGGTCGCGTATGGTCACCCGCGGGTGCAGCTGATGTCGGAGGCGCATGGGCGGGCGTCGCATTTTGCGGTGCAGGGGTAGCCGTTCCCTGCGGACGGGCTGCCGGCATGCGGGGCGCAGCCGTAGCAGGTTTTACGGGGGATGTCGGAGTCGGAGCGGTGCTTCCCGTCGTCGCCTCTATATCAGTAGGCGCATCCGTGTCGGTATCGTTGGCTATCACGGCCTGTCCGGTCGGAATCAGGTAATCGGTGACCCATTGTGACGGACGTCGGGTGCCGGGCGCATACTTTACATACACATCCACCCGCTTCAGGTTCGTCGCTTCCGCGATGCCTTTTTCCTGCATCCAGTCGGTCGCTTTCTTCAGGGCGGCCTTCCGGTGCGAATAGTCACCCGTCAACGTCGCCTTGACCGCATAGAACGGATCGAGGAAGCCTACGGAAATATCGCTGCCCGACGACACGAAAATCTCTTCCCGCAACGGCGCACATACCGAAAGCGTCACCCGTTTGGTCGGATAATCGAAGGCTTCGTGTAGCACGAAAGGCGCGCCTGCCATAGCCGTGCGCTGCTTGCGCAGCAGTTTCTCGATCTTAGCGAGGGCATTGGCAATACGGACATCCGCATCGTTTTCGTTACAGGTAAAGGTCTGTTTAAGGTAAAAACCACCGGTCTTCCGGGCATTGCCCGACACGCGGATGGAATAGGTCTTTATTTCGTAGGTAAGCGTTTTACGAAGGCTCTCGAGGCTGCGCTCAACCAGGTCGCTCATGAGTCCGTTCACGCCACCGCCAAACGTCGCATTGATCTTCGTCATGAAATCGACGTGACCTTTGATCTTCCAGGTGACTTTGGTCTTTCCCAACGTATCCGAGAACCGCAGGCTTGATTGTCCGGCTTCGTCATAAAAGCGCGCTTTCTGCGACACACTGTCCGCCGACGACGTAAGGGTCGTCAGCTTTCCACCGCCCGCGCCTTCCCATTGCACCCAGGCCCCCACACCCGCCGCAATATCCGAGTGGCGGAAGACCGCGTCGGGTGCATCCTGCTTCCAGGCCGACCAGGCAGCCCAGTTGCCGTAGTCGTTCACATAACGTGCGACGGTTTTGCGGGGTAAGTCGATGACAACGGAACGGGTTACCGTGAACTCGCCCTTTTGCGTGGCGACGTAAACCGTAAGGGCCACAAGCCCCAGGAGCATCAGCAGGAAGACATATTTCAGTATGCGCATCGGATGGGTCCTTTCAGCCGTAAAAGTAAAAAATATCGGTATACGGTTCGGTAACATTTTTACTTTCCTGCTACCTAATGTGTACATTTGTTGCATACTAATTAATTTATCCAATCAAAACCGTATGAAAATATCGAAAGTGGCAGGATGGTGCCTGGCGACCGTCCTCATGTTCTCCTGCAAAGGGGAAGACGAAAAGTCCGGCGCAGCAGCCGATTCCGGCGACTTCAACTACGTAGCCGACCAGTTTGCCGACATCCAGGTGCTCCGCTACCAGATCCCGGGGTGGGAAAACCTCTCGCTCAAAGAACAGGAGTATGTGTATTACCTGACGCAGGCCGGACTCGCAGGCCGCGACATCCATTGGGACCAGAACTACCGCTACAACCTCGCCATCCGACGCGCCCTTGAGAACATCTACGTGAACTACAAAGGCGATAAAGAGGCCGACAACTGGAAGAAGTTCGAAATCTACCTCAAGCGCGTGTGGTTCGCCAACGGCATCCACCACCACTATTCAAGCGATAAGATCAAACCCGACTTCACCAAAGAATACCTGACGCAGTTGCTGAACGAGACCAAGACGTCCCTCAAACCAGAGATCGTCGAAATCCTCTTCAACGACGCCGACAACAAAAAAGTCAACCTCGACGAAAGCAAAGGGCTTCTCGCCGGTTCTGCCGTCAACTTCTACGACAAAGGCATTACCGAGAAAGAAGTCGAGGCGTTTTACAAGAAAATGGTACCGGCTGATCCGGCACGTCCGGTGTCGTTCGGACTCAACTCGAAACTGGTGCGTAACGCTTCAGGCCAACTCGAAGAGAAGGTCTGGAAAAGCGGCGGTATGTACGGTCCCGCCATCGACAAAATCGTCTATTGGCTCGAAAAAGCAAAAGGCGTAGCCGAAAACCAAAAACAGGCCGATGCCCTCGCCCTGCTGATTGCCTACTACAAAACCGGCGACCTCAAAAAATGGGACGAGTATAACATTGCCTGGCTCAACGCCACCGACGGCAATATCGACTACATCCAGGGGTTCGTAGAAGTCTACAACGACCCGCTGGGCTACCGCGGTTCCTACGAAAGCGTCGTACAAATCAAAGACTTCGACATGTCGGCCAAAATGGAAAAGGTGTCGCAGAATGCCCAATGGTTCGAAGACCATTCACCGTTGATGCCCGAGCACAAGAAGAAGAACGTCGTCGGTATTTCCTATAAAACCGTTATCGTAGCGGGTGAATCCGGTGATTCGTCACCAAGCACGCCAATTGGTGTGAACCTCCCGAACGCCGACTGGATCCGCGCCGAGCATGGTTCGAAATCCGTGTCACTGGGCAACATTATCGACTCGTATGAGCACGCCGCCGGGAAAGGACGCCTGACGGAATTCGCAAACGACAAAGAGGAAATCCGCCTCGAAGAGAAATACGGTGCCATTGCCGATAAACTCCACACCGCCCTCCACGAAGTAGTGGGCCATGCCTCAGGGCAGATCAACAAAGGAGTGGGCACGCCGAAAGAAACCCTCAAAAGCTACGCGTCGACTATGGAAGAAGGCCGCGCCGACCTCGTAGGCTTGTTTTATCTGTACGATCCGAAAATCCAGGAACTTGGCCTCACCGACAACTGGAAAGAAACCGGTATGGCCGCCTACGACCATTACATCCGCAACGGTCTCATGACGCAGCTTATCCGTTTGAAAGTAGGCGACAACATCGAGGAAGCACACATGCGCAACCGCCAGTGGGTGAGTGCCTGGGTGTTCGAGAAAGGCAAGAAAGACAATGTGATCGAGAAGATTACCCGCAACGGAAAAACCTATTTCAACATCACCAACTACGAAAAACTGCACGAACTCTTCGGACAATTGCTGCGCGAAACCCAACGCATCAAATCAGAAGGCGATTTCAAAGCGGCCAAAGCGTTGGTAGAAGGCTACGGCGTAAAAGTCGACCAGGCCTTGCACAAAGAAGTACTCGAGCGCAACAAACAGTTCACCACGCCGCCCTACAGCGGTTTCGTGAACCCCATGCTCGTGCCGGAAACCGATGCCAACGGCAAGATCACCAAAATCAACGTAGTACAGCCAAAATCATTTGCCGAGCAGATGTTGTATTATTCGAAAACCTATGGCGTGTTGCCTGACGAGAATTAAGGGCAAACGAACTCTAAAAGATATCCTCAACCGGCACAAATGCAATTTGTGCCGGTTTTTTTTTGACGTCATTTCAGCTACATATTAGGCCATTTTGCCAACAAAATACACCTGCTTTCAGACAGAACTTTGTACCGGAAATAAAACATAACTTCAAATGAAAAGAACCGTTTTCATTACCGGAACTTCCTCTGGTTTGGGCAAGGCGACTGCCCGGCTCTTCCAATCGGAAGGGTGGCACGTAGTAGCTGCCATGAGACATCCGGCGGCCGAAAAGGAACTAGGCCAGCTTCCCAACGTCACCTTGGTGAAGCTTGACATCGCCAACACCGCAGAGATTAAAAGTCAAATCGAGAAGGTGTTGATAGGCCACTCGGTTGACGTAGTAGTCAACAACGCGGGTTACGGACTTATTGGTCCTCTCGAAGCGCTTGGTGATGCGGAGATGGTGCAACAAATAGAGACTAATCTGCTCGGTACAATTCGCGTCACCAAAGCGTTTGTGGGCCACTTTCGCCGGCAGGGCCGCGGCACCATCATCAATATTTCGTCTATGTTTGGTTGGATGGGATATCCCACCTGTTCGCTATACACTGCAACCAAATTTGCCATAGAGGGATTTTCTGAAAGCCTCGCGTATGAACTCGGGTACCTGGGTATTGGTGTCAAGACAGTGTCGCCGGGTGGTATCCGAACAGATTTTGCCGGGAGGTCATTACAGACCGCAACACATCCATCCTACCAGGCGCTGATCGACAAAGTCAGCGAGGGGTATAGTCCGGAGCAAGTTGAAAAGTTCGCTTCTCCCGAGGCAATCGCAGCGGTTATTTACGAGGCTGCTACCGACGGTAGAAAACAACTTCGGTATGTAGCCGGTAATGATGCTATTTCGTTCTACGAAGCGCGGGAAGCCAACGGAACCGAGTCACATTTCAGGTCGATACTCGATAATTTTAAAATTTAATTGTACCTAATCATGATAGTCATTACAGGAGCTACTGGAAAGATCGGGTCGCAGGTTGCCAGCCAATTAGCGGCCATGGGACACAAAGTGAGGATTATGGGTCGTGACGCCGGAAGCCTTGCCAGATTGACAACCGTCAATATTGAATCCGTTGAGGGTAATATGAACGACATTACATTTCTAACCAATGCCTTTAAGGGTGCTACTGCGGCATTACTGATGTTACCACCGTCCAGGGAGGCGGCCGATTTTGGCGCTTTTCAGGACGAAGTTGGCCTTGCGCAGGTCGGGGCAGTTAAAAATGCAGGGATAAAACATATCGTGTTTCTTTCTTCGCAGGGAGCACATGACATCGAGCATACAGGAACCGTCAAAGGACTGGGGAGACAGGAAGCTCGTCTGAACGCGCTGCCTCCAGAGGTGAATGTAATAAGCCTCCGTCCGGAAGCCTTTATGGAAAACAGTATTGATTCCCTGCGTTTGTTTCAAACTATCGCAAGTCCGCTTCGTCCCGACGTGCGCACCGGCCAAATTGCGACTCGGGACATCGCTAACTTTGCGGCACAGCGCCTTTCCAAACTTGATTTCACGGGTAAAACACATCAGGACTTACTCGGAGACCGAGAGTATTCACAGAGCGAAATCGCCCGCATAGCTGGCCGGGCAATAGGTCGCCCACTTGAATACCTGCAGTTGAGTTACGCCGACTACCAACAAAAACTCATTGAGGCGGGTATGTCTGAGAACCGGGCAGCCATGATAACCGAGCGTTACAAGGCCATCAACGACGGGCGCTTCAATTCAGGGGTGCGTGATGCCGTGTCGACCACGCCAACGTCGTTTGAAGAATTCGCCCGCGAGGTACTGCAGCCGATGTTTGCCGTAAAATAATACCCAAACAGAACATGGACAATCAAACAGCAAGAGACAATAGAAACCCACGTGGTACCGCATTTACCATACTGACTTTCGCGCTGACAGATTAAGTTTTGCCGGTTAAAAATAAATACATTTGTATATGAGTAAGGGGCAGGTCATTCCCGTAAGAGTAAACACTATTTCGGCGATGCACAAGATACTCGGGTTTCCGAGACCGCTGCATCCGCTGGTTAGTTTAGTCAATTATGCCGACATCACTACCCCCTATGAAGAATGGCCAAAGGCAATTCTGCCAAATTTCTACAAAATTTCCTTCAAGCAGAATCTGTCAGGCAGGATTAAGTACGGACAAGATCATTACGATTTTGATGAAGGGGGACTTTCTTTCATAAGGCCAAACCAGTTGATTGCTTGTAGCGATAATGAACAGGACGTATCGGGTTACACGCTGCTTTTTCATGCGGATTTTCTTCGCGGTTACCCGCTTGATCATAAGATAAAGACCTTCGGCTTCTTTCATTATTCCGTAAACGAGGCACTGCACCTCTCAGACCGGGAGAAAAAAGTGATTTTTACACTATTTGAGAATATCCAGGAAGAACTAGCCAACGCGATAGATGATTTCAGCCAGGACCTGATTATTTCCTATCTGGAAGTTTTGCTTAACTACAGTAACAGATTCTACAAAAGGCAGTTCATTACCCGCAAACACCACAGTAACGACCTGTTGGCTAAAATGGAGGTGGTCTTAACCGATTATTTTGCGAGCGACCTTACCCAAACCTACGGCGTTCCCAGTGTCGAATACGTTGCGCAGCACCTTCATGTATCACCGCGCTATCTGAGCGACATGCTCCGCTCTGTTACGGGCCAAAACGCCCAGCAACACATCCACGCTCACCTGATTGAAAAGGCCAAAGAATACCTGGCCTCCTGTAAACTGTCTGTGTCGGAGGTGGCCTATAGGTTGGGATTTGAACAGCCGCAATCGTTTAATAAGTTATTCAAGAACAAAACAAACCAGACCCCCGTACAGTTTAAACAGGGGTTTCAGCGAGACTAAATTGTATGGACATTGAAAAATTCGTTGCGGGTTGGCTCGCAGCCGGAAATCGCTTTGACAAAAACCAATACTTGACATATTACACCGACGAGGCCAAATTGGAAGATATCTCCTTGGGAACCAAGTTCGTGGGACATGAGGGGATCGGAGCCTATTTCACCGAGTATTTCATCGGTTATGAAACCCAAACACGACTGTTGAAACTCAATATAGGAACTAATACGGCGAAGCTCGAAGTAGAGTTTACGGGCAGTTTCCCCGAAAGGCAAATTGGAGGCAAGTTTGAGCTTCGGTTCCGAGACGGAAAAATCGATAGGGCTACTGCCGATTTGATGTAAGGGGATGGATGCGCATCGTTGACCCTCCCAACAATGCAAAATGGACGTGTCACCAATGTTCAGCCCGATGGTTCGCCGCAATTTTGTGCTGTAATAACAGTAATACATAAAGCGATGCGAACTATCAACAAAATTTTTGTGAATGGACAATTCAGGACACCCAACGGCACAAAGGAACTGATATTGCCAAATCCCGCTACCGGCGAACCGCTGACCAAAGTAATCCTGGCCGATGCATCCGACACAACACTCGCAATCGAGGCGGCTAACAAAGCATTTGAATCGTACTCGGTAGCAACCCTTGAAACCAGAAGGATGTATCTGCGTCGGATTCACGATGTCATGCTGACAAAGATGGACGAACTGAAATCAATCGTTGCAGAGGAATACGGATCGCCTCAATGGTTTACCGAATTTGCACTTAACGATGCGTTGCGTTCCTGGAAAATGGCAATCGACCTGGTTACGCCGGAAAACACAAGTCACCAACTCAATAATGGCACAACGGTTGTGATGGATCCGGTTGGCGTCGCGGCGCTTATCAGCCCGTGGAACCTCAGTATCTGGTTTATTTGTGTGAAGGCCTCCACCGCGCTTGCAGCGGGATGTAGCATAGTAATGAAACCTAGCGAATTGAGTCCGTTGCAAAACCATGCCATGGCCGAGATTTTTCAGCAGGCAAACCTGCCAGCTGGACTTGTAAATGTTGTGCACGGCGATGGTGAGACTGTAGGTAACACCCTCACAGCAAGTCCCGGAATTCACAAAATTTCATTTACCGGCTCAACGCAAGTCGGAAAGGACATAGCCAAAAAGGCCACGGAAACAATGAAAAGGGTAACGCTCGAACTCGGAGGTAAGTCACCCTCTATCATTCTGGACGACGCAGATTTGGAAAAGGCAATTCCGTTTGTTTTACAGGTCGGACTTCAGAATAGTGGGCAATCTTGTACCGCTGGAACGCGAATCCTCATTCCGGCTAGCCGAAAAGATGAAATCTACGCGGCGTTAAAATCAGGCATCGAAGAGTTGAAATGCGGACCCGCAAGCTCAAAAGATTCCATGATTGGGCCGATGGTATCCCTAAAACAGTGGGAACGGGTGCAGTACTATATACAGAAGGGAATCGACGAGGGCGCGACCCTGCTGACCGGAGGAACAGGACGCCCAGAGGGTTTAACGGCCGGAAATTTCGTAAAACCGACCCTATTTACCAATGTGAAGAATCGGATGACAATTGCGCAGGAAGAAATTTTCGGACCTGTACTATGCGTAATCACATACGACGATGACGAGGAGGCGATCCAGCTGGCAAACGACTCGAACTACGGCCTGCATGCCTACATAGCTGGCACCGACACGGCACGGGCTGTACAAATCGCCCGCAGACTTCAGGCCGGACGCGTAGCGATAAACGGATTTGTTGATGCACCTGATGCACCGTTTGGTGGATATAAACAATCCGGAATGGGTCGGGAATTTGGCAAGTATGGATTGGGAAGCTTTCAGGAGCCAAAAGCCATTTTTTTGCCTGACAATTAATTACCAACTTTGACAGATGTTAGCAGCAATACAGGAATAAATGGCGGCAATCACTGATCCTAAAGTACCGAAGATAGTATATTCGAGAACCTCCCGTAAGAGTATGGAGGGCGAAATTTTCATCCGGCAGCACGTGTTCGACTATATTATCTCGGGTACTTCAGAAGTGGTCTTCGAGGGGAAAAAATACGCTTTTGCAGCCGGCGAATTTCGCTTCGCAACTCGCAACCGTCTTAGTCGGTTCGTAAAGACTCCCCCGGAAGGCGGTGAGTACCGGTCTGTCTCAATTTGTATCGACCAAGACACTTTATGGGAGATAAAAAACCAGTTTCCTAAGCAGGGGCAAGGGGCAGGGGCGCGGATTCCAAATGTCTTCCGTCTTCGAAAAAATCAACATTTTAAAAACTATATCGACAGTTTAATTCCCTATCTGGAAGGAGGGACGGAACTCAGTCAAAACTTAATAAAGATAAAAATAAAGGAAGCCGTCTTGATTTTCATTGACGCAAACCCCGAACTCATAGACGTATTATTTGATTTCAGTGAACCGGGTAAGATCGATTTACAGGCCTACATGTTAGAGCATTTTGCCTGTAACGAAGAGTTGCAACATTTTGCCTATCTGACGGGAAGGAGTTTATCTACGTTCAAACGCGACTTCCAGGAGGTATTCAAAACCACACCCAACCGTTGGCTCATTGAACAACGGCTGAAACAAGCCTATCATCTCATAAAAGAGAGGGGAGTGAAGCCCACCGAGGCTGCTATGGATTCCGGTTTCAAAAATTATTCACATTTCTCGACCTCTTTTAAAAAGGCTTTCGGAAAAGCACCTGCCTTTGCGTAATCCCGAGGCGTCTAGGGTAGGAAAAGGAAACACCTGTTCGCAGAAGAGGGCTTTTTTATCGATCAAAAAACCTCGAAAAATCCGGCTTAAAATAATTCGGCCCTTTCATCACCTTGCCGTCTTCCCGATAGATCGGTTGCCCGTCTTCGCCCAGTTTACTCATATTACTGCGCTGTATTTCGTCAAAGACGTCTTCAATGAGGTGCTGTAACCCGTGTTCGATGATGGTGCCGCACAGAATATACATCATGTCGCCCAACGCATCCGCCACTTCCGTCAGGTCACCGTTGAGGGCCGCTTCCAGATACTCCTCATTCTCTTCCTTCATCAGGTTATAGCGAAGCATCGTTTTGCTTTCGCCAAGGTCGGCCGTCGGTTGCTCGGCATAGCCAAGACGAAACGCCGTGTGGAACTCTTTTACGCAGTCGATCTGTTTTTTCATGTCGGTGTTTTTTCGAATTTGAAAATACATAAAGTGCCCGCGCGGCTGCGTATCTTTGCGTAAAATTTTACCAACAATGTTTTCACAGGGACAATGGAT
This genomic interval from Flavobacterium sp. HJ-32-4 contains the following:
- the kdsA gene encoding 3-deoxy-8-phosphooctulonate synthase is translated as MELTNIPNIKHTDSGNFFVLAGPCAIEGEEMAMTIAERLVKITDTLRIPYVFKGSFKKANRSRIDSFSGIGDEKALRILRKVSETFGIPTVTDIHTNEDAPMAAEYVDVLQIPAFLVRQTDLVVAAAKTGKTVNLKKGQFMSPESMKHAVQKVLDCQNENVMVTDRGTMFGYQDMIVDFRGIPTMQHYATTVLDVTHSLQQPNQVAGVTGGRPDMIETIAKAGIAVGVDGIFIETHFDPAHAKSDGANMLHLDYFEGLMQRLVAIRQTIQSF
- a CDS encoding nuclear transport factor 2 family protein, which gives rise to MDIEKFVAGWLAAGNRFDKNQYLTYYTDEAKLEDISLGTKFVGHEGIGAYFTEYFIGYETQTRLLKLNIGTNTAKLEVEFTGSFPERQIGGKFELRFRDGKIDRATADLM
- a CDS encoding dipeptidyl peptidase 3, coding for MKISKVAGWCLATVLMFSCKGEDEKSGAAADSGDFNYVADQFADIQVLRYQIPGWENLSLKEQEYVYYLTQAGLAGRDIHWDQNYRYNLAIRRALENIYVNYKGDKEADNWKKFEIYLKRVWFANGIHHHYSSDKIKPDFTKEYLTQLLNETKTSLKPEIVEILFNDADNKKVNLDESKGLLAGSAVNFYDKGITEKEVEAFYKKMVPADPARPVSFGLNSKLVRNASGQLEEKVWKSGGMYGPAIDKIVYWLEKAKGVAENQKQADALALLIAYYKTGDLKKWDEYNIAWLNATDGNIDYIQGFVEVYNDPLGYRGSYESVVQIKDFDMSAKMEKVSQNAQWFEDHSPLMPEHKKKNVVGISYKTVIVAGESGDSSPSTPIGVNLPNADWIRAEHGSKSVSLGNIIDSYEHAAGKGRLTEFANDKEEIRLEEKYGAIADKLHTALHEVVGHASGQINKGVGTPKETLKSYASTMEEGRADLVGLFYLYDPKIQELGLTDNWKETGMAAYDHYIRNGLMTQLIRLKVGDNIEEAHMRNRQWVSAWVFEKGKKDNVIEKITRNGKTYFNITNYEKLHELFGQLLRETQRIKSEGDFKAAKALVEGYGVKVDQALHKEVLERNKQFTTPPYSGFVNPMLVPETDANGKITKINVVQPKSFAEQMLYYSKTYGVLPDEN
- a CDS encoding SDR family oxidoreductase, translating into MKRTVFITGTSSGLGKATARLFQSEGWHVVAAMRHPAAEKELGQLPNVTLVKLDIANTAEIKSQIEKVLIGHSVDVVVNNAGYGLIGPLEALGDAEMVQQIETNLLGTIRVTKAFVGHFRRQGRGTIINISSMFGWMGYPTCSLYTATKFAIEGFSESLAYELGYLGIGVKTVSPGGIRTDFAGRSLQTATHPSYQALIDKVSEGYSPEQVEKFASPEAIAAVIYEAATDGRKQLRYVAGNDAISFYEAREANGTESHFRSILDNFKI
- a CDS encoding aldehyde dehydrogenase family protein; protein product: MQNGRVTNVQPDGSPQFCAVITVIHKAMRTINKIFVNGQFRTPNGTKELILPNPATGEPLTKVILADASDTTLAIEAANKAFESYSVATLETRRMYLRRIHDVMLTKMDELKSIVAEEYGSPQWFTEFALNDALRSWKMAIDLVTPENTSHQLNNGTTVVMDPVGVAALISPWNLSIWFICVKASTALAAGCSIVMKPSELSPLQNHAMAEIFQQANLPAGLVNVVHGDGETVGNTLTASPGIHKISFTGSTQVGKDIAKKATETMKRVTLELGGKSPSIILDDADLEKAIPFVLQVGLQNSGQSCTAGTRILIPASRKDEIYAALKSGIEELKCGPASSKDSMIGPMVSLKQWERVQYYIQKGIDEGATLLTGGTGRPEGLTAGNFVKPTLFTNVKNRMTIAQEEIFGPVLCVITYDDDEEAIQLANDSNYGLHAYIAGTDTARAVQIARRLQAGRVAINGFVDAPDAPFGGYKQSGMGREFGKYGLGSFQEPKAIFLPDN
- a CDS encoding AraC family transcriptional regulator, whose product is MSKGQVIPVRVNTISAMHKILGFPRPLHPLVSLVNYADITTPYEEWPKAILPNFYKISFKQNLSGRIKYGQDHYDFDEGGLSFIRPNQLIACSDNEQDVSGYTLLFHADFLRGYPLDHKIKTFGFFHYSVNEALHLSDREKKVIFTLFENIQEELANAIDDFSQDLIISYLEVLLNYSNRFYKRQFITRKHHSNDLLAKMEVVLTDYFASDLTQTYGVPSVEYVAQHLHVSPRYLSDMLRSVTGQNAQQHIHAHLIEKAKEYLASCKLSVSEVAYRLGFEQPQSFNKLFKNKTNQTPVQFKQGFQRD
- a CDS encoding transcriptional regulator, which translates into the protein MGNLIQHINKAFDHRIRLGIMSILMVNDAADFSTLKELLGVTDGNLASHAKALEAEGYIEVRKQFIGRKPNTTYTATPSGRQAFEAHIAALERLIRNT
- a CDS encoding NmrA family NAD(P)-binding protein, coding for MIVITGATGKIGSQVASQLAAMGHKVRIMGRDAGSLARLTTVNIESVEGNMNDITFLTNAFKGATAALLMLPPSREAADFGAFQDEVGLAQVGAVKNAGIKHIVFLSSQGAHDIEHTGTVKGLGRQEARLNALPPEVNVISLRPEAFMENSIDSLRLFQTIASPLRPDVRTGQIATRDIANFAAQRLSKLDFTGKTHQDLLGDREYSQSEIARIAGRAIGRPLEYLQLSYADYQQKLIEAGMSENRAAMITERYKAINDGRFNSGVRDAVSTTPTSFEEFAREVLQPMFAVK
- a CDS encoding SRPBCC family protein; the protein is MRILKYVFLLMLLGLVALTVYVATQKGEFTVTRSVVIDLPRKTVARYVNDYGNWAAWSAWKQDAPDAVFRHSDIAAGVGAWVQWEGAGGGKLTTLTSSADSVSQKARFYDEAGQSSLRFSDTLGKTKVTWKIKGHVDFMTKINATFGGGVNGLMSDLVERSLESLRKTLTYEIKTYSIRVSGNARKTGGFYLKQTFTCNENDADVRIANALAKIEKLLRKQRTAMAGAPFVLHEAFDYPTKRVTLSVCAPLREEIFVSSGSDISVGFLDPFYAVKATLTGDYSHRKAALKKATDWMQEKGIAEATNLKRVDVYVKYAPGTRRPSQWVTDYLIPTGQAVIANDTDTDAPTDIEATTGSTAPTPTSPVKPATAAPRMPAARPQGTATPAPQNATPAHAPPTSAAPAGDHTRP